One part of the Bacillus sp. FJAT-27916 genome encodes these proteins:
- a CDS encoding DUF5662 family protein, with translation MLRGYWKNILYILNHKINVLVECWKEGLYLQGITHDLSKLSPKEFSPYAKKFFSSKQLSEDDELRWRYAWLNHQHKNKHHWEYWVVDPNKKLALPMPKKYLLEMVCDWRSFSRNWGRRVKPATLNLTDRIILHPDTKKELEYILNNRRKGDSKETSLLSKKVT, from the coding sequence ATTTTATACATACTGAACCATAAAATTAATGTTCTTGTTGAATGCTGGAAAGAGGGTTTATACCTCCAAGGAATTACCCACGATTTATCAAAACTATCCCCAAAAGAATTTTCTCCGTATGCAAAGAAATTTTTCTCAAGTAAACAACTAAGTGAAGACGATGAATTAAGATGGAGATACGCATGGCTGAATCATCAACACAAAAACAAACATCATTGGGAATATTGGGTTGTTGATCCGAACAAGAAACTAGCTTTACCAATGCCAAAAAAGTATTTACTTGAAATGGTTTGTGACTGGCGTTCTTTTTCAAGAAATTGGGGCAGGAGGGTAAAACCAGCAACTTTAAACCTGACTGATAGGATAATACTGCATCCTGACACGAAGAAAGAGCTAGAATACATTTTGAATAACAGAAGGAAGGGTGACTCTAAGGAAACTTCCTTATTATCAAAGAAGGTAACATGA
- a CDS encoding GNAT family N-acetyltransferase, translating into MTDIQIVELDTKILEGIGSYCLRSKKNSLGYINKNKWLNERFEEGLKYIQLFDNNKQVGFIEFTDAECSSRVVHADNYLVIHCLWVSETGKGYGTKLINNCLEDAKRRSKQGVVVVTNSETSWTPSKDIFLKKHFKLVDTAPYNFELLVYQFEDSTSLPFFPTNWDERVKKFSELTILRSFQCPYVEVATENIIEGANK; encoded by the coding sequence TTGACGGATATCCAAATTGTTGAACTAGATACCAAAATCCTTGAAGGAATAGGGAGTTATTGTCTCAGAAGTAAAAAAAACTCGCTTGGATACATTAACAAAAATAAGTGGCTAAACGAAAGATTTGAGGAAGGCTTAAAGTATATTCAATTATTTGATAACAATAAACAAGTAGGTTTTATTGAATTTACTGACGCAGAGTGTTCCTCAAGAGTAGTTCACGCTGATAATTATTTGGTAATCCATTGTCTTTGGGTAAGTGAAACTGGAAAAGGGTATGGAACTAAACTAATTAACAATTGTCTTGAAGATGCAAAAAGACGCTCTAAGCAAGGCGTAGTAGTGGTAACAAATTCTGAAACCTCTTGGACACCAAGCAAGGATATCTTTTTAAAGAAACACTTTAAATTGGTAGATACAGCACCTTATAATTTTGAGTTACTCGTTTATCAATTTGAAGATAGTACATCACTACCTTTTTTTCCTACTAATTGGGATGAAAGAGTTAAAAAATTTAGCGAACTTACTATACTACGTTCGTTTCAATGTCCTTATGTAGAAGTTGCGACAGAAAATATAATCGAGGGTGCAAATAAATT